In Shouchella patagoniensis, the following are encoded in one genomic region:
- a CDS encoding YjbA family protein produces MVMMRDVWVNWFEGEENGYNVCPFHEWRSEDRVEVLDQVKLVKGTPELMDFVENQLLDLPQNLLNAVHQKSYLRKNMSRIQLDYCFIITDGERIIAVDTMGYKTPVRKSRLTPRQEQLVYEALADQELESFELIEDVTEKEYHLLSLSPFELKGLTRRERQLKQLLFMVLDQLNTSASDAELKYWCTEWNPLSYQKLKTKDRDEVWNHLLVGARTGWSENHYRLCEAMVKGNSFFEKLWELEHPERVK; encoded by the coding sequence ATGGTTATGATGCGTGATGTTTGGGTGAACTGGTTTGAAGGTGAAGAAAATGGCTATAATGTTTGCCCATTCCATGAGTGGCGAAGTGAGGACCGAGTCGAAGTGTTGGATCAAGTTAAATTGGTTAAAGGAACACCAGAGCTAATGGATTTTGTTGAGAACCAATTACTTGATTTGCCCCAGAATTTACTGAATGCAGTGCACCAAAAAAGTTATTTACGGAAGAATATGTCGCGAATTCAGTTAGATTACTGTTTTATTATAACTGATGGAGAACGAATTATAGCTGTTGATACGATGGGTTATAAAACACCAGTCCGAAAAAGTAGACTAACGCCACGTCAAGAGCAACTTGTTTATGAAGCGCTTGCGGACCAAGAACTGGAGAGTTTTGAATTAATTGAGGATGTAACAGAAAAAGAATATCACTTGCTTTCATTGAGTCCGTTTGAATTAAAAGGACTAACGCGAAGAGAAAGACAATTAAAACAATTGCTTTTTATGGTGTTAGATCAATTAAACACGAGTGCGTCAGATGCGGAATTAAAGTACTGGTGTACGGAATGGAACCCGTTGTCTTATCAAAAATTAAAAACAAAAGACCGTGACGAAGTTTGGAATCATTTGTTAGTTGGCGCAAGAACTGGTTGGAGTGAAAACCATTATAGATTATGTGAAGCAATGGTAAAAGGCAATAGTTTTTTCGAGAAACTGTGGGAACTTGAGCATCCTGAACGTGTAAAATGA
- a CDS encoding TlpA family protein disulfide reductase has protein sequence MICIAKKSLLNIGLISAIIVTGWFHLRTEEIFRHVEVIVNAKTEGVQVDEIAPAFTLPTLSGKEKTYKAGGAAVTVIHFFSTWCYPCQEEMPLIVKLEEEMTAKENQFIAVNLTSSETDRSQLQPFLNHYGASFDPLLDEAGLIQKKYQIFGVPTTLILDQKGKIISRINGPMNEEQVKMLLAR, from the coding sequence ATGATTTGTATTGCAAAAAAAAGTTTACTTAACATAGGACTTATTAGTGCAATCATCGTTACAGGTTGGTTCCATTTACGGACTGAAGAGATTTTTCGTCACGTTGAGGTAATTGTAAATGCAAAAACGGAAGGCGTCCAGGTAGATGAAATTGCTCCAGCTTTTACTTTGCCTACTTTGTCAGGAAAAGAAAAAACCTATAAAGCTGGAGGTGCGGCTGTGACAGTTATTCATTTCTTTTCAACATGGTGCTATCCATGTCAGGAAGAGATGCCATTAATTGTTAAGCTGGAAGAGGAGATGACAGCAAAAGAAAATCAGTTTATCGCTGTTAATTTAACAAGTTCGGAAACGGATAGGAGTCAGTTGCAACCATTTTTAAACCATTACGGTGCTTCTTTTGATCCGTTACTTGATGAAGCCGGATTAATTCAAAAGAAATATCAGATCTTTGGTGTACCAACCACACTAATTCTTGACCAAAAAGGAAAAATCATCAGTCGTATTAATGGCCCGATGAATGAAGAGCAAGTGAAAATGTTACTTGCGCGTTAA
- a CDS encoding CBS domain-containing protein translates to MKVIVSHSNIDFDGLASLVAAKRLEPEAVAAIGPTKSNIVKAYLDLYIDCFPLVSYHEIDWKQVSSILFVDCASLERAGLNEFPINDAIKINSIDHHLLSSKQSGTNITSLLEQCRKQKVEISPVEATLFGLGLYSDTACLTHSNTRISDFNAASYLLDQGMNLDVVSTYLQQSEIGTHPLFQLLLDHIEINEQEGITLAITTGTYPDYVGDVSGVVEELLRLFQPDAIFACIQLKKHTYIIARSQTEEVNVKRITEMFGGSGHARAAAAVVKNQPLDTVKNKLISLMYALTLPAQTVQTMMSWPVQTLLESECVNDGWQKLVTFGHSGFPIFSSNGEMLGIVSKSDLKKARQLGLGEKSIKNIMTQNVITIHANDSLKQAQKVFKQHHIGRLPVVNNDDQIVGILTRSDIINGIYTLPDKVNTTQLTKYFGPKTDQLLKRIGSIADEQEVSVFLVGGVVRDFLLDKPHTDIDLVVEGDAVAFAHYLATVLGGTVKTYEDFGTAIWTGELEIDIVTCRREFYSSAGALPQVKPASITEDLARRDFTINALAMYINATRYGELVDVFQGKTDLQNRKIRILHPLSFKEDPTRLFRAVRFALRLDFSLDDHTTKAAQDTGEAIHFISAQRLLNELTYLENEHNLLKAFKLLNKLHTWQSFFGNSLSTNAFDHMKRLSEQGLENGIFYLLAAAHDQEAFNRIRPYMLTKKDRNLLDDLTNPIWETLPKSVGHIHRHLFSFSSESILFQACVNPNMEKTLQLYVNKRTKLKPLVTGYDLITAGLKPSPIFSNWLLELECLQLDEKIKTKEDGIKWVKQEKNGS, encoded by the coding sequence ATGAAAGTAATTGTTAGCCATTCCAATATTGATTTTGATGGTCTTGCCTCCCTTGTCGCAGCAAAGCGATTAGAGCCTGAAGCGGTTGCTGCTATTGGTCCAACAAAATCTAACATTGTTAAAGCATACTTAGATCTTTATATCGACTGTTTCCCTCTCGTTTCCTATCATGAAATTGATTGGAAACAAGTGTCCTCCATCCTTTTTGTGGATTGCGCTTCACTTGAAAGGGCTGGTTTGAACGAGTTCCCTATAAACGATGCCATTAAAATTAACTCTATCGATCATCATTTGCTTTCATCTAAACAAAGTGGTACGAACATCACTTCATTACTTGAGCAATGTAGAAAACAAAAAGTAGAAATTAGTCCAGTGGAAGCAACTTTATTTGGCCTTGGTTTGTATAGCGATACCGCTTGCTTGACCCATTCCAATACAAGGATTAGTGATTTTAACGCAGCTTCGTATCTACTAGATCAAGGAATGAATCTTGATGTTGTTTCTACGTACTTACAACAATCAGAAATAGGTACACATCCGCTTTTTCAATTATTGCTGGATCATATAGAAATCAATGAACAGGAAGGTATTACACTTGCAATCACAACTGGTACCTATCCTGATTACGTTGGAGATGTATCAGGAGTTGTTGAGGAACTACTACGATTATTCCAGCCAGATGCTATTTTCGCATGTATTCAATTAAAGAAACACACCTACATCATTGCCCGATCTCAAACAGAGGAAGTGAACGTCAAAAGAATTACCGAAATGTTTGGAGGTAGTGGACATGCTAGAGCTGCAGCTGCAGTTGTGAAAAACCAACCACTCGATACGGTAAAAAACAAATTAATCTCACTTATGTATGCATTAACCCTCCCAGCGCAAACCGTTCAAACAATGATGAGTTGGCCGGTGCAAACATTATTGGAATCGGAATGTGTAAATGATGGCTGGCAAAAGTTGGTCACATTTGGACATAGCGGGTTCCCTATCTTTTCATCAAATGGTGAGATGCTAGGCATTGTGAGCAAATCAGACTTAAAAAAAGCAAGACAGCTCGGACTTGGTGAAAAAAGCATAAAGAATATCATGACTCAAAACGTCATTACAATTCATGCAAATGATTCACTTAAACAAGCACAAAAGGTCTTTAAACAACACCATATTGGCAGGTTGCCAGTAGTAAATAATGACGATCAAATAGTCGGTATTTTAACACGCTCAGATATAATTAACGGCATTTACACTCTTCCAGATAAGGTCAATACTACCCAATTAACAAAGTATTTCGGTCCAAAAACAGATCAGCTTTTAAAACGTATTGGTTCTATTGCTGACGAACAAGAAGTTTCTGTTTTTTTAGTTGGTGGTGTAGTAAGGGATTTCCTTTTGGACAAGCCTCATACTGACATTGACCTCGTAGTCGAAGGTGATGCAGTGGCATTTGCACATTATCTAGCAACCGTACTTGGTGGAACAGTTAAAACCTATGAAGATTTTGGAACGGCTATATGGACTGGAGAATTAGAGATTGATATTGTTACATGCAGAAGAGAATTTTATTCATCGGCTGGCGCTTTACCACAAGTAAAACCAGCATCTATCACAGAGGACCTAGCAAGACGAGATTTCACTATAAATGCTTTAGCAATGTATATAAATGCAACACGTTACGGAGAGCTTGTTGATGTTTTTCAAGGAAAAACTGATTTGCAAAATAGAAAGATTCGCATTTTGCATCCTTTGAGCTTCAAAGAAGATCCCACCCGTCTTTTTAGAGCCGTCCGCTTCGCACTCCGTCTTGACTTTTCATTAGATGATCACACAACCAAAGCAGCTCAAGATACAGGTGAGGCTATTCATTTTATTAGTGCCCAACGGCTGCTAAATGAATTGACTTATCTTGAAAATGAACATAACCTCTTAAAAGCTTTTAAGCTTCTTAATAAACTGCATACTTGGCAGTCCTTTTTCGGAAATTCTTTATCTACTAACGCCTTTGATCATATGAAACGATTATCAGAACAAGGGTTGGAAAATGGGATTTTCTATCTTTTAGCAGCAGCTCACGATCAAGAAGCATTCAATCGCATACGTCCATATATGCTCACAAAAAAAGACCGCAATCTATTAGACGATCTAACTAACCCAATTTGGGAAACCTTGCCAAAATCAGTTGGACACATTCATCGCCATTTATTTTCTTTTTCGAGCGAGTCCATTCTTTTTCAAGCTTGCGTAAATCCAAATATGGAAAAAACGTTGCAGTTATATGTGAATAAAAGAACCAAACTGAAGCCTCTTGTTACCGGGTATGATTTAATAACAGCCGGATTGAAACCAAGCCCAATCTTTTCAAACTGGCTACTGGAGCTTGAGTGTCTACAACTTGACGAGAAAATTAAAACAAAAGAAGATGGAATTAAATGGGTTAAACAAGAAAAAAACGGATCTTAA
- a CDS encoding DUF2268 domain-containing protein: MGVIKTNKWIELYLAHSNKRTLEERYRQLFIQPLQSLFSYSSDNELASFLSDAGMFQPGQLHELKKMLQYRHLEIARDHFDFLKEIWSGPNIPIYILLADKSLKKPERAVGGKMGISLSDGIVLFVPFNVNELELKALLTHEYHHVCRLKVTNESEQTITLLESMIMEGLAEIAVEEEVGEAYTAPWTKLYDKSWRQEWFLEYIEKRLQQKGRLAYKDILYGRVDQGIPRMLGYYAGYRLCTKVATGLNKKTDELMITPSSTFLEYAKRYDVFKNLNQ, from the coding sequence ATGGGTGTTATAAAAACAAATAAATGGATTGAACTATATTTAGCACACTCGAATAAACGGACGTTAGAAGAACGGTATCGCCAATTATTTATTCAACCACTACAGTCATTATTTTCCTACTCTTCGGATAATGAGCTTGCTTCTTTTTTGAGCGATGCGGGCATGTTCCAGCCTGGACAATTACATGAATTAAAAAAGATGCTTCAATATCGTCATTTAGAAATTGCACGTGATCATTTTGATTTCTTGAAAGAAATATGGAGTGGACCAAATATCCCAATCTATATCTTGCTTGCCGACAAAAGTCTGAAGAAACCGGAACGTGCTGTCGGAGGTAAGATGGGTATTAGCTTATCCGATGGAATTGTTCTCTTTGTTCCATTTAATGTAAATGAGTTAGAGTTAAAAGCATTGCTCACACATGAATACCACCATGTATGCAGATTGAAAGTAACAAATGAATCAGAGCAAACCATTACACTCCTTGAATCAATGATCATGGAAGGTTTGGCAGAAATAGCTGTGGAAGAAGAAGTCGGAGAAGCGTACACTGCTCCATGGACAAAACTGTATGATAAATCTTGGAGACAGGAATGGTTTTTAGAATATATTGAAAAACGATTGCAGCAAAAAGGAAGACTTGCATACAAAGACATCTTATATGGAAGAGTCGATCAAGGTATACCGAGAATGTTAGGATATTATGCTGGTTATCGACTTTGCACGAAAGTAGCAACCGGTTTAAATAAAAAAACGGATGAACTTATGATTACACCTTCAAGTACATTCTTAGAATATGCAAAGCGCTATGATGTGTTTAAGAATTTGAACCAGTGA
- the trhA gene encoding PAQR family membrane homeostasis protein TrhA: MAETHVFSKREEIANAITHGIGAVLSIAALTLLIVYSSIYGTAWHVVSFTIYGASMLLLYISSTLVHSFPAGKVKDLFEIFDHAAIYVFIAGTYTPILLILVGGGLGWTLFGIVWGIAFAGILFKVFFVKKFLFFSTVLYLAMGWLAIFAIKPIYESLSTTGIWFLVIGGLFYTVGTIFYMWRGFRYHHAVWHLFVIAGSIFHFFLVFFYVLPVNV; this comes from the coding sequence TTGGCGGAGACTCATGTGTTTTCAAAACGTGAAGAAATAGCCAATGCGATTACTCATGGTATCGGTGCTGTTCTTAGTATTGCAGCTCTCACATTGCTAATTGTTTATTCGAGTATTTATGGTACTGCCTGGCATGTTGTCAGTTTCACAATATACGGAGCAAGTATGCTCCTTCTTTATATTTCCTCAACGCTAGTCCATAGTTTCCCTGCAGGAAAAGTCAAAGATTTGTTTGAAATCTTTGACCATGCTGCTATTTATGTATTTATTGCAGGAACGTATACGCCTATTTTACTTATCCTAGTTGGAGGCGGTTTAGGTTGGACGTTATTTGGAATCGTATGGGGAATAGCCTTTGCTGGGATTTTGTTTAAAGTTTTTTTTGTTAAGAAATTCTTGTTCTTTTCAACAGTTTTATACTTAGCGATGGGTTGGTTAGCCATTTTTGCGATTAAACCAATTTATGAGTCTCTATCAACCACAGGAATCTGGTTTCTTGTCATTGGAGGACTTTTTTATACGGTTGGAACAATCTTCTATATGTGGAGAGGCTTTCGTTACCATCATGCAGTGTGGCATTTGTTTGTTATAGCGGGATCTATTTTTCATTTCTTTCTTGTGTTTTTTTATGTTTTGCCCGTTAATGTCTAA
- a CDS encoding cell wall hydrolase, whose product MLKKTVLAFISLIGLSLIPFSQSDAKSLTHPVQAGESLYSLSERYGVSKTSIQRINELDTKMIEAGDTLTIPASISAEERELLASLVYAEAKGEPYAGKVAVAKVVLNRVDHPDYPNSVHDVITQVTETGHYAFSPVLDGAIHNEPDYESRKAVNEAITLRGQGQQSLYFYNPATATSNWVSTREQTIVIGNHIFAR is encoded by the coding sequence ATGTTAAAAAAGACAGTACTGGCTTTTATTAGCCTCATTGGATTGAGTCTGATTCCCTTTAGCCAATCTGATGCAAAATCATTAACACACCCCGTCCAAGCAGGAGAATCTCTCTATTCATTAAGTGAGCGTTATGGCGTATCAAAAACATCCATTCAACGCATCAATGAACTTGATACAAAGATGATTGAAGCTGGTGATACTCTAACGATCCCTGCATCCATTTCGGCAGAAGAAAGAGAACTGCTTGCAAGCCTTGTTTATGCCGAAGCAAAAGGCGAGCCTTATGCAGGAAAAGTTGCAGTTGCAAAAGTCGTATTAAACAGAGTTGACCATCCAGATTATCCAAACTCTGTTCATGATGTTATTACTCAAGTAACAGAAACGGGTCACTATGCATTTTCTCCTGTGTTGGATGGTGCGATTCATAACGAACCAGACTATGAATCGCGAAAGGCTGTTAATGAAGCGATTACCTTAAGAGGACAAGGACAGCAATCTCTTTATTTCTATAATCCTGCAACGGCGACAAGCAATTGGGTCTCAACTCGTGAACAAACCATTGTTATTGGCAATCATATCTTTGCTAGGTAA
- the trpS gene encoding tryptophan--tRNA ligase has protein sequence MQTVFSGIQPSGTLTLGNYLGAMKHFAGMQDEYSCYFCIVDQHAITVPQERLKLRENIRSLAALYIASGIDAEKSTLFIQSEVPAHAQLGWLMQCVSYIGELERMTQFKDKSSGKEGVSASLLTYPPLMAADILLYQTDIVPVGEDQKQHLELTRNLAERFNQKYNDIFTVPEVRIPKVGARIMSLNDPHKKMSKSNPQPKSFISMLDDPKTIEKKVKSAVTDSDGIIRFDRDEKPAVSNLLSIFSLCTDRSISDIEAEYEGIGYGPFKADLAQAVINTLSPIQARYNELIHSDELDQILDKGADKANKEAQKILVKAERAMGLGRKKR, from the coding sequence ATGCAAACCGTATTTTCAGGAATTCAGCCTAGCGGTACATTAACATTAGGAAATTATTTAGGTGCAATGAAGCATTTTGCGGGTATGCAAGATGAATATAGTTGTTATTTTTGCATTGTTGACCAACATGCAATAACAGTACCTCAGGAACGTTTGAAATTAAGAGAGAACATTCGGAGTTTGGCAGCCTTATATATTGCTTCCGGAATTGATGCTGAAAAGTCTACTCTTTTTATTCAATCAGAAGTACCTGCTCATGCCCAATTAGGTTGGTTAATGCAATGCGTTTCATACATAGGCGAGCTTGAAAGAATGACTCAATTTAAAGATAAATCAAGTGGAAAAGAAGGAGTTTCGGCATCACTACTTACTTACCCACCACTGATGGCTGCAGATATTTTGCTTTACCAAACAGATATTGTTCCTGTGGGGGAAGATCAAAAACAACATTTAGAACTAACAAGGAACTTAGCTGAGCGCTTCAATCAAAAATACAATGACATTTTCACGGTGCCAGAAGTTCGAATTCCTAAAGTAGGAGCTCGCATCATGTCGTTAAATGATCCACACAAAAAAATGAGTAAGTCTAATCCTCAACCTAAAAGCTTTATTTCTATGTTAGATGACCCAAAAACGATTGAAAAAAAAGTAAAAAGCGCTGTTACAGATTCAGACGGAATCATTCGTTTTGATCGTGATGAGAAACCTGCCGTTTCGAACTTATTGTCAATCTTCTCCCTTTGTACGGATCGTTCCATCTCCGATATAGAGGCAGAATATGAAGGAATAGGGTATGGTCCCTTTAAAGCTGATTTAGCTCAAGCAGTGATCAACACATTATCGCCTATTCAAGCACGTTATAATGAATTAATTCATTCTGATGAACTCGATCAAATTCTAGATAAAGGTGCGGACAAAGCAAACAAAGAAGCGCAAAAAATATTAGTTAAAGCTGAACGAGCAATGGGGCTTGGACGAAAGAAGCGTTAA
- a CDS encoding GTP pyrophosphokinase, translating to MNRPIIDMDQIKQLKIQLTEFMMMYKFALDEMETRITILQEEFELLQDYSPIEHVKTRLKSPESIFNKVIRKNMKADLQQIKETINDIAGIRITCAFVSDIYKLEEMLRKQTDMEVLSVKDYIKKPKDNGYRSLHMIIRVPVYTSSKQGHICVEVQIRTIAMDFWASLEHKIFYKYERNVPVHLLEELTEASHSAAALDHKMEKLHLEMIEVKQQHSSEKNLSEIKLDQLRLNNETFKIPQKLIEQLQQLPDK from the coding sequence ATGAACCGACCTATAATTGATATGGATCAAATAAAGCAGTTAAAAATACAATTAACCGAATTCATGATGATGTATAAATTCGCTTTAGACGAAATGGAAACAAGAATTACTATATTACAAGAAGAGTTTGAGTTGCTTCAAGATTATAGCCCTATTGAACATGTTAAAACTCGTCTAAAATCACCGGAAAGTATCTTTAATAAAGTCATTAGAAAAAATATGAAAGCAGATTTGCAACAAATTAAAGAAACAATTAATGATATAGCGGGAATACGTATTACATGCGCATTTGTTTCGGATATATATAAGCTCGAGGAGATGCTAAGAAAACAAACAGATATGGAGGTACTCTCTGTAAAAGATTATATAAAAAAACCTAAGGATAATGGCTACCGTAGCTTACATATGATTATCCGTGTCCCCGTTTATACCTCTTCAAAGCAAGGCCATATCTGTGTTGAAGTCCAAATTCGTACGATTGCTATGGACTTTTGGGCGAGTCTTGAGCATAAAATCTTTTATAAATACGAGCGCAACGTTCCCGTGCACTTGCTAGAAGAATTAACAGAAGCTTCTCACTCTGCAGCAGCGTTAGATCATAAAATGGAAAAACTCCATCTAGAAATGATCGAAGTCAAACAACAACATTCATCTGAAAAGAACCTATCCGAAATAAAGCTTGATCAACTACGTTTAAACAATGAAACATTTAAGATTCCGCAAAAACTAATAGAGCAGTTGCAACAACTACCAGATAAATAA
- a CDS encoding HD domain-containing protein codes for MRDVTLLQIYDHRIAQKYIQRSGMAHAIRCAYHAYALAINEKIDVDLATKGAFLHDIGHYTWYKNGKWDFSLYKAYDIHAIKGAERAHKLLIRLGEHPRKAKEIALAILLHTDSYLPNGKLQLTPLQSLVARADEMDEEPLGDHHYRTVSDKQARQLLHELDSKITAVLNKNLN; via the coding sequence ATGAGAGACGTAACACTTTTACAAATTTATGATCATCGCATAGCACAAAAATACATCCAGCGCTCTGGAATGGCACATGCCATTCGCTGTGCCTATCATGCCTACGCTTTAGCGATTAATGAGAAAATTGATGTCGATCTTGCTACAAAAGGAGCTTTTTTACATGATATTGGCCATTACACTTGGTATAAAAATGGAAAATGGGATTTTTCTCTCTATAAAGCGTACGACATTCATGCCATTAAAGGTGCAGAGAGAGCCCATAAATTACTCATTCGTCTTGGGGAACACCCAAGAAAGGCAAAGGAAATAGCACTTGCTATTCTCCTTCATACAGATTCTTATTTGCCTAATGGCAAACTACAACTTACGCCTCTCCAGTCACTTGTTGCTCGAGCAGACGAAATGGATGAAGAACCACTAGGGGACCATCATTATCGTACAGTTAGCGACAAGCAGGCACGTCAACTTTTACATGAACTCGATAGTAAAATTACTGCAGTTCTCAACAAGAATTTAAATTAG
- a CDS encoding CAP domain-containing protein encodes MKKFAFTTLAAAVVAGFSFTNQAEAETDQQIEVKGPYVYTVSGECLPINDFINKNKDGNGQIDWSEVNFDDFDYGDWIPDSEEVPEQEETQTSEEEVVEEDPETSEETPQLEEVDSEEDQGDSESATDVSAEEDQMVQLVNQERQKAGLEPLTIDPELTEVARVKAQDMIDNNYFDHNSPTFGSPFEMMDQFGVTYNTAGENLAGNQTVEDAHTALMNSQGHRENILSSNYTEVGIGVVDGGPYGKMFVQLFKG; translated from the coding sequence ATGAAGAAATTCGCATTTACTACATTAGCTGCAGCAGTTGTAGCAGGGTTCAGCTTTACGAATCAAGCGGAGGCTGAAACCGATCAACAGATCGAAGTTAAAGGTCCATATGTATATACAGTATCAGGTGAGTGTTTACCAATAAATGACTTCATCAATAAGAATAAAGATGGTAATGGTCAAATCGATTGGTCGGAAGTTAATTTTGATGATTTTGACTATGGAGACTGGATCCCAGATTCAGAAGAAGTTCCTGAACAAGAGGAAACTCAAACTTCAGAGGAAGAAGTTGTAGAGGAAGATCCAGAAACATCTGAAGAAACACCTCAATTAGAAGAAGTTGATAGCGAAGAAGATCAAGGTGATAGTGAATCAGCTACAGATGTATCTGCAGAGGAAGATCAAATGGTTCAGCTTGTGAATCAAGAGCGTCAAAAAGCAGGACTTGAGCCTCTTACTATTGATCCAGAGTTGACGGAAGTAGCGCGTGTTAAAGCGCAAGACATGATTGACAACAACTATTTTGACCATAATTCTCCTACATTTGGTTCGCCATTTGAAATGATGGATCAATTCGGGGTTACTTATAATACTGCTGGTGAAAACTTAGCTGGTAACCAAACGGTTGAAGATGCGCACACTGCATTGATGAATTCACAAGGTCACCGTGAAAATATTCTAAGCAGTAACTATACAGAAGTGGGTATTGGTGTTGTTGATGGTGGACCGTACGGAAAGATGTTTGTTCAATTATTTAAAGGTTAA
- the coaA gene encoding type I pantothenate kinase: MTTDELTKSLEAFTPFSRTEWAKLSKGLSSALSEQERKGLEGIYETISESEVQDIYLPLSELLYKRMKHNMHLHDDMNQFLQKERKRVPFIIGIAGSVSVGKSTTARLIQALASRWPGKPKVSLVTTDGFLYPNEVLEERGLMKRKGFPESYDIRSLISFLTDLKSGVDHVHAPVYSHLTYNVDKNDMQALDAPDVVIVEGINVLQVNKKGKRTPHLFVSDFFDFSIYVDANEENILTWYIERFHLLRNTAFQKPESYFHRYRSLSDNEATEMAVSIWRSINGVNLEKNIKPTRLRAELILTKGPDHQVEQIQLRK; encoded by the coding sequence ATGACTACGGATGAACTGACAAAAAGTTTAGAGGCTTTTACGCCTTTTAGCCGAACAGAGTGGGCCAAGCTAAGCAAAGGGCTAAGCTCTGCTTTATCAGAACAAGAGCGAAAAGGACTTGAAGGCATTTATGAAACCATTTCTGAATCAGAGGTACAGGATATCTATTTGCCTTTATCCGAACTGCTGTACAAACGCATGAAGCATAATATGCACTTGCACGATGACATGAATCAATTTCTACAAAAAGAAAGGAAACGAGTTCCATTTATTATCGGCATTGCCGGCAGTGTCTCAGTTGGAAAAAGCACTACTGCTAGGCTTATTCAGGCTCTTGCATCGCGATGGCCAGGAAAGCCTAAAGTCTCTTTGGTAACAACCGACGGATTCCTTTATCCAAATGAAGTGTTAGAAGAACGTGGCTTAATGAAACGTAAAGGGTTTCCAGAAAGTTATGATATACGCAGCTTAATTTCATTTCTAACAGATTTAAAATCTGGTGTTGATCACGTACACGCTCCAGTCTATTCACACTTAACATACAATGTTGATAAGAATGATATGCAAGCACTTGATGCACCAGACGTTGTCATTGTTGAAGGCATTAATGTGTTGCAAGTCAACAAAAAAGGCAAGAGAACGCCACACCTTTTCGTATCGGATTTCTTTGATTTTAGTATTTATGTAGATGCTAACGAAGAGAACATTCTTACTTGGTATATAGAGCGCTTTCACCTATTACGAAATACGGCTTTCCAAAAACCTGAGTCTTACTTTCATCGTTACCGTAGTTTATCCGATAACGAAGCAACAGAGATGGCGGTTTCAATATGGAGATCGATTAACGGTGTTAATTTAGAAAAAAACATTAAACCAACTCGGTTAAGGGCTGAGTTAATCTTAACAAAAGGTCCGGACCATCAAGTAGAGCAAATACAATTACGAAAATAA